One window of the Streptomyces sp. ITFR-21 genome contains the following:
- a CDS encoding SDR family oxidoreductase, with translation MSSPEGHVRPERSAGRAAAGPVVAITGAASGVGLALALRLVASDQVRKVVAIDERRGEVPGASWRVLDVRDPAIADKLRGADVVVHLALDLDLESDAKARTAFNVRGTQTVLTAAAAAGVHRVVLCTSAMVYGAQADNDVPLAEDAPLRATSEAGFVDDLLEIERLGRRAPRAHPGLNVTVLRPAILVGGTDTALTRYFESPRLLVVAGSRPCWQFCHVQDLVSALEYAVLEKVDGEMAVGCDGWLEQEEVEELSGIRRMELPAAIAFGAASRLHRLGLTPSPPGDLAYTMHPWVVSGSRLHEAGWRPRWNNEEVLAELLEEVAGRNSVAGRRLGRKDATALGAAGATVALVGAAAAVRRARRRRGL, from the coding sequence GTGAGTTCCCCAGAAGGACACGTTCGCCCAGAGCGGAGCGCAGGCCGGGCCGCCGCGGGACCGGTCGTCGCGATCACCGGTGCGGCCTCCGGCGTCGGCCTCGCGCTGGCCTTGCGGCTTGTGGCGTCAGACCAGGTCAGGAAGGTCGTGGCGATCGACGAGCGGCGCGGCGAGGTGCCCGGCGCGAGCTGGCGGGTGCTCGACGTCCGGGACCCGGCGATCGCGGACAAGCTGCGCGGCGCCGACGTGGTGGTCCACCTCGCGCTCGACCTCGACCTGGAGTCCGACGCGAAGGCCCGCACCGCGTTCAACGTACGCGGCACCCAGACCGTGCTGACCGCGGCCGCCGCGGCCGGTGTGCACCGGGTGGTGCTGTGCACCTCGGCGATGGTCTACGGGGCGCAGGCCGACAACGACGTGCCGCTCGCCGAGGACGCGCCGCTGCGCGCCACCTCGGAGGCGGGCTTCGTGGACGACCTGCTGGAGATCGAGCGGCTCGGCCGCCGCGCCCCGCGCGCCCACCCCGGCCTCAACGTGACGGTGCTGCGGCCCGCGATCCTCGTCGGCGGCACCGACACCGCGTTGACCCGCTACTTCGAGTCCCCCCGGCTGCTGGTGGTGGCCGGCAGCCGGCCCTGCTGGCAGTTCTGCCACGTCCAGGACCTGGTCTCCGCGCTGGAGTACGCGGTGCTGGAGAAGGTCGACGGCGAGATGGCGGTGGGCTGCGACGGCTGGCTGGAGCAGGAGGAGGTCGAGGAGCTGTCCGGTATCCGCCGGATGGAGCTGCCGGCCGCGATCGCCTTCGGCGCCGCCTCCCGGCTGCACCGGCTCGGCCTGACCCCCTCGCCGCCCGGCGACCTCGCCTACACCATGCATCCCTGGGTGGTCAGCGGCAGCCGGCTGCACGAAGCCGGCTGGCGGCCCCGCTGGAACAACGAGGAGGTGCTGGCCGAACTGCTGGAGGAGGTCGCGGGCCGCAACTCCGTGGCCGGCCGCCGCCTCGGCCGCAAGGACGCCACCGCGCTGGGCGCCGCGGGCGCCACCGTCGCGCTGGTCGGCGCGGCTGCCGCGGTCCGCCGGGCCCGCAGGCGGCGCGGGCTGTGA
- a CDS encoding zinc-dependent metalloprotease, producing the protein MSDIPFGFGVPPEEPGDGDEQRQGGGRGGGGQGGNPPGPFGFGGPGGGDNPFAAMFGSLNPNDLGAAFQQLGQMLSYEGGPVNWEMAKDIARQTVAQGTPDGVKDVSVGRADRDWVQEALRLADLWLDGVTSLPSGANTAVAWSRAEWVEATLPVWKELVDPVAERVAGAMGDVLPQEMQAMTGPLLGMMRSMGGAMFGSQIGQALGTLAGEVVGSTDVGLPLGPAGKAALLPANVAAFGDGLGVPQEEVRLYLALREAAHQRLFAHVPWLRAHLFGAVEGYARGIKVDTARLEEAVGQLDPSQPEQLQEALQQGMFQPEDTPAQKAALARLETALALVEGWVDAVVHTAAAPHLPSAGALREMLRRRRATGGPAEQTFATLIGLELRPRRLRDASRLWASLTDARGLEGRDGLWAHPDMLPTAADLDDPDGFVHGESVDFSELDKLLGEAASGPAGEGGPSGGAPGAPGAADSPGASGPAPEADPGSPEKDDKGDEDGDTGK; encoded by the coding sequence GTGAGTGACATCCCATTCGGATTCGGCGTGCCTCCCGAGGAGCCCGGGGACGGGGACGAGCAGCGTCAGGGCGGCGGCCGGGGCGGCGGCGGGCAGGGCGGCAATCCGCCCGGTCCCTTCGGCTTCGGCGGCCCCGGCGGCGGCGACAACCCCTTCGCGGCGATGTTCGGCTCGCTGAACCCCAACGACCTGGGCGCCGCGTTCCAGCAGCTCGGCCAGATGCTCTCCTATGAGGGCGGTCCGGTGAACTGGGAGATGGCCAAGGACATCGCCCGGCAGACGGTTGCGCAGGGCACCCCCGACGGGGTGAAGGACGTGAGCGTGGGCCGCGCGGACCGGGACTGGGTCCAGGAGGCCCTGCGCCTGGCCGACCTGTGGCTGGACGGCGTGACCTCGCTGCCCTCCGGGGCGAACACCGCCGTGGCCTGGAGCCGCGCGGAGTGGGTCGAGGCGACGCTGCCGGTGTGGAAGGAGCTCGTCGACCCGGTCGCCGAACGGGTGGCGGGCGCGATGGGCGACGTACTGCCGCAGGAGATGCAGGCCATGACCGGGCCGCTGCTCGGCATGATGCGGTCCATGGGCGGCGCGATGTTCGGCTCGCAGATCGGGCAGGCGCTGGGCACCCTGGCCGGTGAGGTGGTCGGCTCCACCGACGTGGGTCTGCCGCTGGGTCCGGCCGGCAAGGCGGCGCTGCTGCCGGCGAACGTGGCGGCCTTCGGTGACGGCCTGGGCGTCCCGCAGGAGGAGGTCCGCCTCTACCTGGCGCTGCGCGAGGCCGCCCACCAGCGGCTCTTCGCGCATGTGCCGTGGCTGCGGGCGCATCTGTTCGGCGCGGTCGAGGGCTACGCCCGGGGTATCAAGGTCGACACCGCCCGCCTGGAAGAGGCCGTCGGGCAGCTCGACCCGTCGCAGCCGGAGCAGCTTCAGGAGGCGTTGCAGCAGGGGATGTTCCAGCCCGAGGACACCCCGGCGCAGAAGGCCGCGCTGGCCCGGCTGGAGACGGCGCTGGCGCTGGTCGAGGGCTGGGTGGACGCGGTGGTGCACACGGCGGCGGCCCCGCACCTCCCGTCGGCGGGCGCGCTGCGCGAGATGCTGCGCCGCCGCCGGGCGACCGGCGGGCCGGCCGAGCAGACCTTCGCGACGCTGATCGGCCTGGAGCTGCGGCCGCGGCGGCTGCGGGACGCCTCCCGGCTGTGGGCCTCGCTGACCGACGCCCGCGGTCTGGAGGGCCGGGACGGCCTGTGGGCGCACCCGGACATGCTGCCGACGGCGGCCGATCTGGACGACCCGGACGGGTTCGTGCACGGGGAATCGGTCGACTTCTCCGAGCTGGACAAGCTGCTCGGCGAGGCGGCAAGCGGTCCTGCGGGTGAGGGCGGCCCGAGTGGCGGAGCCCCCGGCGCCCCCGGCGCCGCGGACTCCCCCGGAGCATCCGGTCCGGCCCCCGAAGCGGACCCCGGCTCCCCGGAGAAGGACGACAAGGGCGACGAGGACGGCGACACCGGGAAGTGA
- a CDS encoding PPA1309 family protein, translating into MSINATDGAPLAANPLTRAVLEIDAYASGLGWDQPARLFALVDTAQLRAQEPALARQLGLGANAAAGLTPIEQEELPPGQPLDEFLATIAWPEVIAGCALTVERLMLPPSAETSLPEDLDDDSLASWVAAHPQRQEVRMTVGVLRGGARESALRLRAKDSPSDVLTGAELVPGLAEALAATFEG; encoded by the coding sequence ATGTCCATCAACGCCACCGACGGCGCCCCCCTTGCCGCGAACCCGCTGACCCGGGCCGTACTGGAGATCGACGCGTACGCCTCCGGCCTCGGCTGGGACCAGCCGGCGCGGCTGTTCGCCCTCGTAGACACCGCACAACTGCGCGCCCAGGAGCCTGCCCTGGCCCGCCAGCTGGGACTGGGGGCCAACGCCGCCGCCGGCCTGACCCCGATCGAGCAGGAGGAACTGCCGCCGGGGCAGCCGCTGGACGAGTTCCTGGCCACCATCGCGTGGCCCGAGGTGATCGCGGGCTGCGCGCTCACCGTGGAGCGGCTGATGCTGCCGCCGTCCGCGGAGACCTCGCTGCCCGAGGACCTGGACGACGACTCACTGGCGTCGTGGGTGGCCGCGCACCCGCAGCGGCAGGAGGTGCGGATGACGGTCGGCGTGCTGCGGGGCGGCGCCCGCGAGTCGGCGCTGCGGCTGCGGGCGAAGGACTCACCGTCGGACGTGCTGACCGGCGCGGAGCTGGTGCCGGGGCTGGCGGAGGCGCTGGCGGCGACCTTCGAGGGCTGA
- a CDS encoding YlbL family protein, which produces MPRRTATLIASTLTLIVLLGVALLAPAPYSEMSPGPTVNTLGDYGGDTVISISGRQTYPATGHLNMTTVRVTGADYSMNLVEGMLGWLRHDDKVVEHDTLYPQGQTAEQADQENAEEFSQSQDSAKVAALEELKIPVPSRVIVSAVVKSGASEGALHAGDVIKAVDGTAITKADQVATAVTRHKPGQQVTFTVIRAADAKRKSTKTQDVRITTRTSADGGPTRAVVGIQAGVEHIFPFAIDIKLADVGGPSAGMMFALGIVDKLTPGSLTGGNFVAGTGTIDDSGAVGPIGGIGLKTIGARDKGAQFFLTPADNCEEAAKDIPGGLTLVKVKTLDDAMAALKDIKAGDDKALPSCSRS; this is translated from the coding sequence ATGCCACGCCGCACCGCGACGCTGATCGCCTCGACCCTGACGCTCATAGTGCTGTTGGGCGTGGCACTGCTCGCACCCGCTCCCTACTCCGAGATGTCACCCGGGCCGACCGTCAACACCCTCGGAGACTACGGCGGCGACACGGTGATCTCGATCTCCGGCCGGCAGACGTACCCGGCCACCGGCCACCTCAACATGACGACCGTCCGGGTCACCGGCGCCGACTACTCGATGAACCTGGTCGAGGGCATGCTCGGCTGGCTCCGGCACGACGACAAGGTCGTCGAGCACGACACGCTCTACCCGCAGGGGCAGACCGCCGAGCAGGCCGACCAGGAGAACGCCGAGGAGTTCAGCCAGTCCCAGGACAGCGCCAAGGTCGCCGCCCTGGAGGAGCTCAAGATCCCCGTGCCGTCCCGGGTGATCGTCTCGGCGGTGGTCAAGAGTGGCGCGTCCGAGGGCGCGCTGCACGCCGGGGACGTCATCAAGGCGGTGGACGGCACCGCGATCACCAAGGCGGACCAGGTGGCCACGGCCGTCACCCGGCACAAGCCCGGCCAGCAGGTGACCTTCACCGTCATCCGGGCCGCCGACGCCAAGAGGAAGTCGACGAAAACGCAGGACGTGCGGATCACCACCCGCACGTCGGCCGACGGCGGGCCGACCCGCGCGGTGGTCGGTATCCAGGCCGGGGTCGAGCACATCTTCCCGTTCGCCATCGACATCAAGCTCGCCGACGTCGGCGGCCCCAGCGCCGGCATGATGTTCGCCCTCGGCATCGTGGACAAGCTCACCCCCGGCAGCCTGACCGGCGGCAACTTCGTGGCGGGCACCGGGACCATCGACGACAGTGGGGCCGTCGGCCCGATCGGCGGCATCGGCCTCAAGACGATCGGCGCCCGCGACAAGGGCGCCCAGTTCTTCCTGACCCCGGCTGACAACTGCGAGGAGGCCGCCAAGGACATTCCCGGCGGCCTCACCCTGGTCAAGGTCAAGACGCTGGACGACGCGATGGCGGCCCTCAAGGACATCAAGGCCGGCGACGACAAGGCACTCCCCAGCTGCTCCAGGAGCTGA
- a CDS encoding molybdenum cofactor biosynthesis protein MoaE, with the protein MTGMAQTNDPGDVRDPSASRAPGGSGHSRVPAASGPQCPIRLLAVRDTPLSVDEVFAAIGDDGAGGSTFFVGTVRDHDGRQDAAVTSLAYTAHPAAEAELRRVAEKVAADFPVRALAAVHRVGELRVGDIAVVVAVSCAHRDEAFAACRRLIDDLKSQVPIWKHQTFADGAEEWVGV; encoded by the coding sequence ATGACCGGCATGGCTCAGACGAACGACCCGGGCGACGTCCGCGACCCCAGCGCTTCCCGTGCCCCGGGAGGCTCGGGGCACTCCCGCGTCCCCGCCGCCTCCGGCCCGCAGTGCCCGATCCGGCTGCTGGCGGTCCGCGACACCCCGCTCTCGGTGGACGAGGTGTTCGCCGCGATAGGCGACGACGGGGCCGGCGGCAGCACGTTCTTCGTCGGGACGGTACGCGACCACGACGGTCGCCAGGACGCGGCCGTCACCTCCTTGGCCTACACCGCGCACCCCGCCGCCGAGGCGGAGCTGCGCCGGGTGGCCGAGAAAGTGGCCGCCGACTTCCCGGTACGCGCGCTGGCCGCCGTCCACCGGGTCGGTGAGCTGCGGGTCGGCGACATCGCCGTGGTCGTCGCGGTGTCCTGCGCCCACCGCGACGAGGCGTTCGCGGCCTGCCGCCGCCTGATCGACGACCTCAAGAGCCAGGTCCCGATCTGGAAGCACCAGACCTTCGCCGACGGGGCGGAGGAATGGGTGGGCGTCTGA